The DNA window GTCCAGGAGTCTACCGCATATCCTGCACCTAACAGTGGTCCAGCCGAGGGTTCCCATGGCATTAACTCCTCTCATCTTTCCAACGGTCATTGTACTAGCCCTAACAGGCCTGGAGTGCTCAGACTTAAAACCTATCGTTACAACTCCTCACAGCAGAGGCAAGGTGCCCAAGATGCTGAGCAAACTGGCCATCTTGACGATAGCCCTCTTCATAGCAACTGCGGCCGTGGGCGCCGTAGGCATAACTTTTTATTACTCGTACAGGTCGACTTTGCTCACCCTGACCCAGCAAAGGCCTATAGGATCCTTGATGTCAAGGGTTTCTTTCCTGGAGTACAAGATCTACGACGCTTCAACGGGAGGCACTTACTTCGCTGCCCTGAGGACCTACTATAACCACACAGCCATAATCGAGCTAAGTAACTCTACGGGTCACATAATAGGCTATGTTGAGTTCGGTTATAACAGTACCAACATTACTTGGATTTACCTTGACATCGACGGACTTAAGCAGAATGCGAGCGGGAGCAATATAAGCTCCTACATAACCCCGCTTCTCACAAGCGCTGCGATATCTTACAACCCCTTTACTGGGGCCACGTCGTTGAGCGGCTTCCCAGGGCTGGGGCCTCTTCTTGGGCTCTCATATTTTAGCAACTACTATAACATAAACTGGAGGGAGTTGCTTAATGGCCAGCAGAGCGCCACCGACGCGTCCGTGGGCTATGTGTTCACCCCTGTTTCTTTCAACGGTAAAAACTATAGGGGTGTAGACATCACCATAGCGCCTCAGACCTCCTTCCTTGGCACAAGCGGGGCTTACAGCGTTAGCGCCAGCCTGATTAACCTTAACGGGGTTCCGGTGGCCACACAGATGGTAGTAAGCACTGGAGGGGCCAACTATATCTCGATGACTCTAATTAATATAACTACCACGTAATCATAAGTAGCTGGCCTTGGTACGGTGCGCCCAGTTTTGCTAAAGGCTGCGCACTAAGGAGATAGGGCCTTTGAGAAAACCCCATTAGGAGCTTATCTAGGTAACGGCTGCAGCTGAACGTACCTGGACCTGTTCTACGGATCTTTTATGCTGTGAGACGGTGTTAAGATCACAAACGAGTTCCTTAAAGCTGTTAGCTTAAAGGCGGACCCGGGGGGATTTGAACCCCCGACCATCGGCTTAGAGGGCCGACGCTCTGTCCTGGCTGAGCTACGGGTCCCTGACCTGACCTAGGAAGCACCGCTTAAAAACTTGGCAATTAGGGTTAAGACTTAATCTTGGCTCACCTAAGATGGCACCTACGCCCCGGTTGTAACTAAGAAAAAGCTACTTTATTTAGACGAGAAGTGTTAGCATCATAGAGCACAGGGGCCCTTGGAGCGAGCGCAAACCTCGTCTGAGCGCTAACCAGAGTTTAAAAAGCAATGAAAATCTCTAAACGACTTTAATGAAGAGCCCTTGAAGGCAAGAACCTGTTTCATCTGCTGAGTTCCCTAGCCTGCCGTAACATCGCATACGGCCCTTCTCAGCGATGCTCATAGCTGCTAGCTAAAGCTGTGAACGCCTTCCGCATCTGTTTCGAGCTTCATAGGTTCTTAAGGCTCATTATACCATCATGTCTATCGGCGGGATCCCCTGTGAGGGATGAAGGGCCTGGCGGCTCCCCCGAGGCTACTCAAGGTGTGAGGCCCCCGGGGTTTAACCCTGAGCGCCCCCAGGCCCGAGCGGGGCGCGGGGGAATAAGGATGAGGCTCTGACCGTAAAACAGTGTGAACTCATGTAGGAGCTGAACCCCGTTAGCTGCAGATAGCGTTCCTTGGCTACAACATCTTTTAAACCCGCAGCACTTCTAACATTCCCGCGTAAGGCCAAGGTGACAGGCTTGCCCCTGCAACAGGAGGCCCTGCTGGAGTCCATTAGCAGGTCGCTTTCGCTGTCGAAGAAGACTAAGTTCGAGCAGTCGGTTGAGCTCATTGTAACCCTAAGGGATTTTGACGTCAAGAGCCCTGAAGGCAGGCTTAGGGAGGTAGTGTTCCTACCTCACAAACCACCGAAGGAGCCCAATGTCTGTGTGGTAGCTGCCGGGGATCTGCTGCTGGAGGCCAAGAAGCTGGGCGTAACTGCTGTGTCAAGAGATGACCTAAACTCCATGCGCGGTGACAAGAAGAAGGCTAAGGCTATAGGTAGCTCCTGCGACTGGGTCCTAGTTCAGGCTGATCTCATGGGTCTCGTGGGCAGCGTCCTAGGGCCGGCTCTAGGGCCGAGAGGCAAGATACCGACGCCCATTCCTCCCAGAGCTAACTTAGAGGAGTTTGTGAATAACTACAAGAGGGCAGCATGGGTCAGAATTAGGGGACAGCCACAGATAATGAGCAGGGTCGGCACTACCTCCATGAAGCCTGAGGAGCTCGCTGATAATATAAATGCCGTGTTCTCTGTAATAGAGTCCAGAATAGGCTTGGCCAAGGTTGGAAGCATTTATATAAAGACTACTATGGGTACACCTGTGGAAGTGCCTGTGAGGTGAGCTAGACAATGGCAACAGCTGTCCAAAAAAAGATGGGAAGACCAGAACCGCCAGAGTACAAAAAACTAAGAGTAGAGGAGCTCGATGGACTACTCACTAAGAACAGATACGTCCTCTTCGCCGACCTTGAGGGACTACCGGCTAGGCAGCTGCAAATGATAAGAAAGGAGCTCCGCAACAAGGCTTTCATGGCGGTGGCTAAGAAGAACTTAATATACTTAGCGCTTGAAAAGCATGGACTAGATAGGAAGGCCCTTGAGCCTCACCTGAAGCACGGGGTCCTACTCATAGCCACTAACGAGAACCCGTTCCTCCTCACGCTGACAATAGACAGACTGAAGATGCCTGCGCCCGCTAAGCCTGGCCAGGCTGCTACCAAGGACATAGTGGTGCCGGAGGGGGACACGGGAATAAGGCCTGGCCCCATGGTAAGCGTCTTCGGTAAACTTAAGATACCCTATGAGGTCAGAAAGGGCACCATATACATAAAGAGCGACACTATGGTAGCTAAGAAGGGCGATGTTATAACTCCTGAGCTTGCTAGCCTACTCCAGCAGCTGGGCATACAGCCCATGGAAATAGGCCTCAACGTAGTCGCTGCATGGGACGGCAAGACGCTGATACCTGGCGACGTGCTGCACATTGACCTTGAGGCCATGAAGAACGATGTGATAACGTCCGAGAAGGAAATGACGCATCTGGCCAAGGAGGCAGGGTTCTTTGAGGTGCCTGAGGTCCTGCAGATTCTAGCCGTAGAGAGTGAGCTTGAGACAACAGCAGCTATTAGGGCAGCGAGTCTGCCGCTAGACTCCGAAACGACTAAGATAGCAGTGGAGCAGGCCGTCAGCGAAGAGAATGCGCTAGTCGTAGCTCTTGGCGATAAGGCTAAGGAGCTCGGGCTTGAGGCTATCCCAGCGGCCTCAGCGCAGGCGCCCGCCCAGCAGGGAGGGGAGCAGAAGGAGCAGAAGAAAGAGGAGAAGAAGGAGGAGGGCGGCGAGGTCGACATCGGTCAGGGCCTGGCCGGCCTCTTCGGCTAAACCTTAAAAACAGAAGGGATTTGTTACCTCAACTCCTAAGCTGCGCCACTGCGAAGTCAAGAATTCTTCTAGCGAGCACCTCCTTTCTATCAAGCCCTAAATCCACCACCTCATTCGTAAGCGCGTTGACAAGGACTATCCTGTCATATTCGCTTGCAAAGCCATAGGTGCCGATATTTATGGGGTTGGCAGCGACAAAGGTAGCTCCATATTTAGCGGCCTTCTCGACGGCAGACTTCACCAACTCCTCATCATTTGTTGAGACGTCGGCAGCAAACGATATAAGCACCTTAGGCCTCTTAGCTATAGCCTTTAACGTCTTCGGAGAGGGCTTAAGCGTTATTGAGTAGCTGGCGTCACTCTTCAGCTTGCCACTGTAAGGAGAATCTACCGTGAAGTCAAGGGGGGCCGCTGCGCCTATTATTACATCATAGGCCTTCTCAGATGTAAGCTCGCCGATTCTATCTGCCATCTCTTCCGTCGTCTCCACGTGGTAGGAGTTTATGAAGTGCGGTACCTCAACGTCCATGTGACCGTAAAGCAGATCCACCTCGGCCCCCCTCGCAAATGAGTCTATGGCGAGCTCCACACCCATTCTGCCTGAGCTTGGGTTTGAGACGAACCTAACAGAATCTATCCAGCTGCGAGTGGCTCCAGCTGTTATCAGGACCCTAAGCCCCTTCATATCAAAGCCTCTGAGTACAAATGATGTGAATGTGCGAGCGACAAGGTGGGGATCCGGGTACTTGGCTGCCGACTCAGACTCGCGAGGAGGTATTACAAGGGCGCCTAGTTCCCTCAGCCTCCTCACCGCATCCTGGTACTGGGGGCTCCTCTCCATGCCCTCGTGCATCGCTGGCACGACGCCCACGGGCTTTCCATAGCCCATTGCCGTTACAGCTGTAAGCACAACAGGGTTGTCAGCAATTCCGTAAGCTAACTTCACTAGAGACGAGTAGGTGGCTGGCGCTATTAGCACGGCTGAGCAACTGCGCGCCATCTCCACATGCTCGATATCACCGTCCACAGAAACTACGGGCCTGTTGCCGGTGGCCCAGTGGAACAGCTTGGGACTGACAAGTTCAGCGGCGGCCTTGGTCATTACTATGTGGACGTCAGCCCCCCTCCTCATCAACGATCTCGCAGTGTCAAGCGACCTATATATAGACGCACTGGCAGTGACACCGACTACGACGCAGCGGCCCGCCAGTTCCTTTGAGATCGAGCCTGTTATGTCGAGCGATGGGTGCCTGAAGCCCAACCTTACAGCCCGCTAGCCTAGAACCAATCAATTTTTTAAACTTAAGAGCGATTATGCCAGCGTGGTTTATGATTAAAATATAATAAAATATCTTATATCTTAAATATTTTATTCCTTTTGATTAACCATGCCTGGCCTGTGGAGCGACTGCACAAATCCTTAGGACCCACCGTTATTCTATATACTAACGGTATCTTACCGGCAGAACCCTGTATATGCAAAAATAAGCTATCTGTGCAGAGGCCTTTTCAGGCGCCTGTGCATGAAAGCCGAGGAGAAGGAGGGAGGCAGCGGCTTTTCCTACATAATTAGAAAGGCCACAGAGGAAGACATAGATCAAGTTATGGAGGTAAACCTGGCGAGCCTCCCGGAGAACTACTGGTACAGCTTCTACGTCCACGTCCTGAACGAGTGGGGCGATGCATTTCTGGTAGCGGAGAGCGAGGGCAAAATCATAGGTTACATTATGAATAGAGTTGAGGAGACTTATGACAATGTTCTCGTGGGCCTCGAGAGCGAGCTCCCTGAGGGGACGGGCAGGGAGGGAGGAAAGAGAGAAGGGCTTCTCGAGGCCTTAAGAAGAAGGTTCTCGGGGTCTGCGAGGGTCGGCCACGTCATCTCGATAGCTGTGCTCGCCGAGTACAGAAGGAGGGGCGTTGGGTCCGCGCTGATGAAGGAGGCTATAGATGTGCTCAGCAGCAAGTACGATGTTGACGCTGTCTACCTTGAGGTTAGGGTGTCCAATGAGCCAGCTATCAGGATGTATGAGAAGTTTGGCTTCAAGAAGGTCAGGATAATAAAGGGCTACTACAGGGATGGCGAGGATGCCTACGTCATGGTCAAGAGACTAAAGCCTGTAGTTGATGAAAAGTGATGCAGTTACACCGCCGCCTCAGAACCTCTAGGAAGCAAATGTCTTAGCTCGCGTAAGCTTGCCTATAAGGGGCCTGCTCTCCCGTAAGCCTTGCACGATATTGTTATGTCTGAGAGGCCGCCTCTCCGGCCTTCTTGCTCCTTTCCTTCCTTATCGTGGCCTCCGCCTCCTCTATGACCTTCTTGGCCTCCTCATCCACAGTTGCTAGCTCCCCCTCTTTTAGGTCCTCTGAGGCCGAGGGCTCAAAGCCCATCCAAACCCTTGAAAGCGCCTCTCCGGCCTCTGAGATTTCCCTTGTAATCCCAGGATCCAGGTAGTTGTACTCATACATCAGCTTCTTTACGACAGTAGCAACGGTTGCGATACCCTTCCAGTCGACCACGCCAGTTACAACAAGGGTCTCTATTC is part of the Acidilobus sp. 7A genome and encodes:
- a CDS encoding 50S ribosomal protein L1 — translated: MTGLPLQQEALLESISRSLSLSKKTKFEQSVELIVTLRDFDVKSPEGRLREVVFLPHKPPKEPNVCVVAAGDLLLEAKKLGVTAVSRDDLNSMRGDKKKAKAIGSSCDWVLVQADLMGLVGSVLGPALGPRGKIPTPIPPRANLEEFVNNYKRAAWVRIRGQPQIMSRVGTTSMKPEELADNINAVFSVIESRIGLAKVGSIYIKTTMGTPVEVPVR
- a CDS encoding 50S ribosomal protein L10, with amino-acid sequence MGRPEPPEYKKLRVEELDGLLTKNRYVLFADLEGLPARQLQMIRKELRNKAFMAVAKKNLIYLALEKHGLDRKALEPHLKHGVLLIATNENPFLLTLTIDRLKMPAPAKPGQAATKDIVVPEGDTGIRPGPMVSVFGKLKIPYEVRKGTIYIKSDTMVAKKGDVITPELASLLQQLGIQPMEIGLNVVAAWDGKTLIPGDVLHIDLEAMKNDVITSEKEMTHLAKEAGFFEVPEVLQILAVESELETTAAIRAASLPLDSETTKIAVEQAVSEENALVVALGDKAKELGLEAIPAASAQAPAQQGGEQKEQKKEEKKEEGGEVDIGQGLAGLFG
- the coaBC gene encoding bifunctional phosphopantothenoylcysteine decarboxylase/phosphopantothenate--cysteine ligase CoaBC, which produces MGFRHPSLDITGSISKELAGRCVVVGVTASASIYRSLDTARSLMRRGADVHIVMTKAAAELVSPKLFHWATGNRPVVSVDGDIEHVEMARSCSAVLIAPATYSSLVKLAYGIADNPVVLTAVTAMGYGKPVGVVPAMHEGMERSPQYQDAVRRLRELGALVIPPRESESAAKYPDPHLVARTFTSFVLRGFDMKGLRVLITAGATRSWIDSVRFVSNPSSGRMGVELAIDSFARGAEVDLLYGHMDVEVPHFINSYHVETTEEMADRIGELTSEKAYDVIIGAAAPLDFTVDSPYSGKLKSDASYSITLKPSPKTLKAIAKRPKVLISFAADVSTNDEELVKSAVEKAAKYGATFVAANPINIGTYGFASEYDRIVLVNALTNEVVDLGLDRKEVLARRILDFAVAQLRS
- a CDS encoding N-acetyltransferase, with protein sequence MKAEEKEGGSGFSYIIRKATEEDIDQVMEVNLASLPENYWYSFYVHVLNEWGDAFLVAESEGKIIGYIMNRVEETYDNVLVGLESELPEGTGREGGKREGLLEALRRRFSGSARVGHVISIAVLAEYRRRGVGSALMKEAIDVLSSKYDVDAVYLEVRVSNEPAIRMYEKFGFKKVRIIKGYYRDGEDAYVMVKRLKPVVDEK